From Segatella copri, the proteins below share one genomic window:
- the yidC gene encoding membrane protein insertase YidC: MNKNNIIGFLLIAVVLIGFSWYNQPSAEEQRTAFVQDSIAKAKHAEMEKASKAAAVKRQADAKAKVEADSTALFYSALKGQAKKIVLKNEKVELTLNTKGATVEKAVIKGYVGHNLQVKDGSADAKDVTLFDGNDQSLKFMLEAKEANIITSDLYFTPSNVTDKSVTMTAVAGEGKTLTLTYTLGNDYMLHMSLQANGMAGLFSPNYNKMDVDWSDKARQQERGFMFENRYTTLTYHNAEGGTDHLNEGSEKIDEKIEETIDWVSFKNQFFSAIIVAKDNFEKDAFMTSIPQEKGSGYLKQFQAKMKTAFDPTGKKASEFEFYFGPNDFQILKNTEKESTFGKDLEFQKLVYLGWPIIRWINRFFTLYVFDWLSNVFPMGIVLILITLLLKLITYPMVKKSYMSSAKMRVLKPKLEAATAQYNKPEDQMQKQQAMMAEYAKYGVSPLSGCLPMLIQMPVWVAMFNFVPNAIQLRGEKFLWMNDLSTFDPIFEWNTNIWLIGDHLSLTCILFCVANLLYSWMTMRQQRDQMVGQQAEQMKMMQWMMYLMPLMFFFMFNDYSAGLNFYYFISLFFSAAIMWTLRKTTDDEKLLAILEKRYQENKNNPKKASGLMARMQALQEMQRKQQEEMMRKQAELNEKKNNLGK; the protein is encoded by the coding sequence ATGAACAAGAACAACATTATCGGTTTCCTCCTGATTGCCGTAGTGCTGATTGGCTTTAGCTGGTATAACCAGCCATCTGCCGAAGAACAGAGAACGGCATTCGTTCAGGACTCCATCGCCAAGGCTAAACATGCCGAGATGGAAAAGGCCAGCAAGGCTGCCGCTGTTAAGCGCCAGGCTGATGCCAAAGCAAAGGTTGAGGCAGACTCAACCGCCCTCTTCTATTCGGCACTCAAAGGCCAGGCTAAGAAGATTGTATTGAAAAACGAGAAGGTAGAATTAACACTCAACACCAAGGGTGCTACTGTAGAGAAGGCTGTCATCAAGGGCTATGTGGGACACAACCTGCAGGTGAAAGACGGTTCGGCTGATGCCAAGGACGTAACCCTCTTCGACGGTAACGACCAGAGCCTCAAGTTCATGCTCGAGGCTAAGGAAGCCAACATCATCACCAGCGATCTCTACTTCACTCCATCCAACGTGACCGACAAGTCTGTAACCATGACCGCTGTGGCTGGTGAAGGCAAGACGCTCACCCTGACTTATACATTGGGCAATGACTACATGCTGCACATGAGCCTTCAGGCAAATGGCATGGCGGGTCTGTTCTCACCTAATTATAATAAGATGGATGTTGACTGGAGCGACAAGGCACGCCAGCAGGAACGTGGTTTCATGTTCGAAAACCGTTACACTACCCTCACCTACCATAATGCAGAAGGCGGTACCGACCACCTCAACGAGGGTAGCGAGAAGATTGACGAGAAGATAGAAGAAACCATCGACTGGGTATCGTTCAAGAACCAGTTCTTCTCTGCCATCATCGTAGCAAAGGATAACTTCGAGAAGGATGCCTTCATGACCTCTATCCCTCAGGAGAAGGGTTCGGGCTATCTGAAGCAGTTCCAGGCTAAGATGAAGACAGCTTTCGACCCAACCGGTAAGAAGGCATCTGAGTTTGAGTTCTACTTCGGTCCTAACGACTTCCAGATTCTGAAGAATACCGAGAAGGAAAGTACCTTTGGCAAGGACTTGGAATTCCAGAAGCTCGTATATCTGGGATGGCCTATCATCCGCTGGATCAACCGTTTCTTCACACTCTACGTATTCGACTGGTTGAGCAACGTGTTCCCAATGGGTATCGTATTGATTCTCATCACCTTGCTCCTCAAGCTCATCACCTACCCTATGGTAAAGAAGAGCTACATGAGTTCAGCCAAGATGCGCGTACTGAAACCAAAACTCGAAGCTGCTACAGCTCAGTATAACAAGCCTGAGGACCAGATGCAGAAGCAGCAGGCAATGATGGCGGAATATGCCAAGTATGGTGTAAGCCCATTATCCGGTTGCTTGCCTATGCTGATTCAGATGCCGGTTTGGGTTGCGATGTTCAACTTCGTGCCTAATGCCATCCAGCTTCGTGGTGAGAAGTTCCTGTGGATGAACGACTTGAGTACCTTCGACCCAATCTTCGAATGGAACACCAACATCTGGCTGATTGGCGACCACTTGAGTTTGACCTGTATCCTGTTCTGTGTAGCCAACCTGTTGTACTCTTGGATGACCATGCGTCAGCAGCGCGACCAGATGGTAGGTCAGCAGGCAGAGCAGATGAAGATGATGCAGTGGATGATGTATCTCATGCCATTGATGTTCTTCTTCATGTTCAATGACTACTCAGCCGGTCTGAACTTCTACTACTTCATCTCATTGTTCTTCAGCGCCGCTATCATGTGGACCCTGCGCAAGACTACCGACGACGAGAAACTCCTCGCCATCCTTGAGAAGCGCTATCAGGAGAACAAGAACAACCCTAAGAAGGCAAGCGGCCTGATGGCAAGAATGCAGGCTCTCCAGGAGATGCAGCGCAAGCAGCAGGAAGAGATGATGCGCAAGCAGGCAGAACTGAACGAGAAGAAAAATAATCTCGGAAAATAA
- a CDS encoding CTP synthase, with amino-acid sequence MAETKYIFVTGGVVSSLGKGIISSSIGKLLQARGYNITIQKFDPYINIDPGTLNPYEHGECYVTVDGMETDLDLGHYERFTGIQTTKANSLTTGRIYKAVIDKERRGDYLGKTIQVVPHITDEIKRNVKLLGKKYHYDFVITEIGGTIGDIESAPYMEAIRQLKWELGKNAINVHLTYVPYLKAAGELKTKPTQHSVKELQSVGIQPDILILRTEKHLEEGIMKKVASFCNVDLDCVIQSEDLPSIYEVPVNMQNQGLDTAILRKMGEPIGETPALGPWRTFLDRRNKATEVVNIGLVGKYDLQDAYKSIRESLSHAGTYNDHKVKITFINSEYLTEENVAEQLKGQDGIVICPGFGQRGIEGKIIAAHYTRTHDIPTFGICLGMQMMVIEFARNVLGYKDANSREMDEKTPHNVIDIMEEQKNISNMGGTMRLGAYECVLKQGSRVFNIYKKEHIQERHRHRYEFNNEFQQEFEKNGMMCVGRNPESDLVEIVEIPGMKWYVGTQYHPEYQSTVLKPHPLFMDFVKTAIENKK; translated from the coding sequence GTGGCTGAAACAAAGTACATCTTCGTAACTGGTGGTGTGGTTTCTTCTTTGGGTAAAGGAATCATATCTTCATCCATCGGTAAACTTCTTCAAGCAAGAGGTTACAACATTACTATCCAAAAGTTTGACCCATACATCAACATCGACCCGGGTACGCTGAACCCGTATGAGCATGGTGAGTGCTACGTAACGGTAGATGGTATGGAGACCGACCTCGACCTCGGACACTACGAGCGATTCACCGGCATTCAAACTACAAAAGCGAATTCTCTCACCACTGGTCGTATCTACAAGGCAGTCATCGACAAGGAGCGTCGTGGCGATTATCTCGGCAAAACCATCCAGGTGGTGCCTCACATCACCGACGAGATCAAGCGCAACGTGAAGTTGCTCGGCAAGAAGTATCACTATGACTTCGTGATTACCGAGATTGGCGGAACTATCGGCGACATCGAGAGTGCCCCATACATGGAAGCTATCCGACAGCTGAAATGGGAGCTGGGCAAGAACGCCATCAACGTTCACCTTACCTATGTGCCTTATCTGAAGGCAGCAGGCGAGTTGAAGACAAAGCCTACCCAGCACTCCGTGAAGGAACTGCAGAGCGTAGGTATTCAGCCTGATATCCTGATTCTCCGCACCGAGAAACATCTCGAAGAGGGAATCATGAAGAAGGTAGCCAGCTTCTGTAACGTAGACTTGGACTGCGTGATTCAGAGCGAAGACCTTCCTAGCATCTACGAGGTGCCTGTAAACATGCAGAACCAGGGCCTCGACACCGCCATCCTCCGCAAGATGGGCGAGCCTATCGGCGAGACACCAGCGCTGGGTCCTTGGAGAACTTTCCTCGACCGCAGAAACAAGGCTACAGAGGTGGTAAACATCGGTCTCGTAGGCAAGTACGACCTGCAGGATGCATACAAGAGTATCCGCGAGAGTCTCTCGCATGCCGGTACCTACAACGACCACAAGGTGAAGATTACCTTCATCAATTCAGAATATCTCACAGAAGAGAACGTGGCAGAACAGCTGAAGGGACAGGACGGTATCGTCATCTGCCCAGGCTTCGGCCAGCGAGGCATCGAGGGCAAGATTATCGCCGCCCACTATACCCGCACCCACGACATCCCTACCTTCGGCATCTGCCTGGGTATGCAGATGATGGTCATCGAGTTTGCCCGCAACGTATTGGGCTACAAGGATGCCAACTCACGCGAGATGGACGAGAAGACTCCACACAATGTCATCGACATCATGGAGGAGCAGAAGAACATATCAAACATGGGTGGAACCATGCGTCTCGGCGCTTACGAGTGTGTACTGAAACAGGGTTCACGCGTGTTCAATATCTACAAGAAGGAGCATATTCAGGAACGCCATCGCCACCGCTATGAGTTCAACAACGAGTTCCAGCAGGAATTCGAGAAGAACGGCATGATGTGCGTAGGCAGAAACCCTGAGAGCGACCTGGTAGAAATCGTAGAAATCCCAGGCATGAAGTGGTACGTAGGTACACAGTATCATCCTGAATACCAGAGTACGGTGCTGAAACCACATCCACTTTTCATGGATTTCGTAAAGACAGCAATAGAAAACAAAAAGTAA
- a CDS encoding DUF3078 domain-containing protein, with the protein MKIKFGLLVLAFLSVLTPVSAQRKLKKVEPEEASKNRLAEIYADSLLMCRQRIDSMKMDSGDSRYAQLFTPLTFYHGPAARMLRLKPQDGVKDSLGTMLDQTLMEVYLKRPDLVRNTESHLKDVGAPLAAQSKPKKNHPDIVEQVAPKAIEVDAAPMDIVITRPNFWTIGGDYYLQFLQNYVSDNWYKGGESNYSVLGRVTMFANYNNKQKVKWDNKVEMRLGYQTSKGDTVHTLKTSDDMIRYTGKLGLQASRKWYYTIQLIGQTQFTHGYKSNDKTVYSDFFSPFNLNLSVGMDYNVDWFNHRLKGSAHLAPLAFNWKYVGRASLATRYGLDEGKHGMTDYGSECTFDLSWQIADNIKWKTRLWGYTTYKRAEIEWENTITFQFNRYISTNIFLYPRFDDGVKRKDDDSYWQFKEFMSVGFSYSF; encoded by the coding sequence ATGAAAATAAAATTTGGATTACTCGTTCTTGCGTTCCTTTCGGTTCTGACACCTGTTTCTGCCCAGCGCAAATTGAAGAAGGTGGAGCCCGAAGAGGCATCGAAGAACAGGTTGGCTGAAATCTATGCTGACTCGCTCTTGATGTGCCGTCAGCGCATCGATTCCATGAAGATGGATTCCGGGGATAGCAGATATGCCCAGCTCTTTACGCCGCTCACCTTCTATCATGGGCCGGCAGCCCGCATGTTGCGACTCAAGCCTCAGGATGGGGTGAAGGATTCGCTCGGAACGATGCTCGACCAGACGCTGATGGAGGTATATCTCAAGCGTCCCGACCTGGTGCGCAATACTGAGTCTCATCTCAAGGATGTGGGAGCACCGCTGGCTGCGCAGAGCAAACCGAAGAAGAATCATCCTGATATCGTAGAGCAGGTGGCTCCGAAGGCGATTGAGGTGGATGCGGCGCCGATGGATATCGTCATCACCCGTCCTAACTTCTGGACCATAGGTGGCGATTATTATCTGCAGTTCCTGCAAAACTATGTTTCTGACAACTGGTATAAGGGTGGTGAGAGCAATTATTCGGTGCTCGGAAGAGTGACGATGTTTGCCAACTACAATAACAAGCAGAAGGTGAAATGGGATAATAAGGTGGAGATGCGCCTGGGTTATCAGACTTCGAAGGGTGATACGGTTCATACGCTGAAAACGAGCGATGATATGATACGATACACCGGAAAACTCGGTCTGCAGGCTTCCAGGAAGTGGTATTATACCATCCAGCTGATTGGCCAGACTCAGTTTACGCATGGTTACAAGAGTAATGACAAGACGGTTTATTCCGATTTCTTCTCGCCATTCAATCTGAACCTCTCTGTCGGTATGGATTATAATGTAGACTGGTTCAATCACCGCCTGAAGGGTAGTGCCCATCTGGCTCCTCTGGCTTTCAACTGGAAGTATGTGGGCAGAGCGTCGCTGGCTACGCGGTACGGACTGGATGAGGGGAAGCATGGCATGACCGATTACGGTTCTGAGTGTACCTTCGACCTGTCGTGGCAGATAGCGGATAATATCAAGTGGAAGACCCGTCTCTGGGGATACACCACTTACAAGCGTGCTGAAATAGAGTGGGAAAACACCATTACCTTCCAGTTTAACCGCTATATTTCTACCAACATCTTCCTCTATCCGCGTTTCGACGATGGTGTGAAGCGCAAGGATGATGATAGCTATTGGCAGTTTAAGGAATTCATGTCAGTAGGTTTCTCTTATTCGTTCTAG
- a CDS encoding OprO/OprP family phosphate-selective porin, with translation MKKTIIMALMAAVSVSASAQQKQTIEIPSWLSNVKLSGYGMTQYQYSGQKDAESNSFNIRMARISLEGRIAGDFYWKTQIQFNGNTSTLGSSPRMVDLFAEWQKYEYFKVKIGQFKNPFTFENPMHPIDQGFMGYSQNVSKLAGFSDRAGEHASNGRDIGLQFQGDFLKNANGRNLLHYQIGVFNGQGTNTKDVDQQKNVIGGVWVMPVSGMRIGAFGWTGSYARKGTWNDDEQGNIIYEKDAAGNSVLDKDGKPVKETFSGTRSLNQNRYAFSFEYKKDGWTVRSEYIHSTGKAFAKSITNFNDANAKDCNLNAKIGDKAQGVYGLVIAPLAQLPKNSRIDIKTRYDMYQPNGKSNMQRTQYEAGLNFHIGKRISIFTEYALINDKTLAKHNYSMADAEVCFRF, from the coding sequence ATGAAGAAAACCATCATCATGGCGCTCATGGCTGCAGTTTCGGTCTCAGCCAGCGCCCAGCAGAAGCAGACCATCGAAATACCATCATGGTTGAGCAACGTGAAATTGTCGGGGTATGGAATGACCCAGTATCAGTACAGCGGACAGAAAGATGCTGAATCCAACTCATTCAACATCCGTATGGCGCGTATCTCTCTCGAAGGTCGCATAGCAGGCGACTTCTACTGGAAGACTCAGATTCAGTTCAACGGCAACACCTCTACCCTCGGTTCCAGTCCGAGAATGGTGGATCTGTTTGCAGAATGGCAGAAATATGAATACTTCAAGGTGAAGATCGGTCAGTTCAAGAACCCGTTCACCTTTGAGAATCCGATGCACCCTATCGACCAGGGCTTCATGGGATATTCACAGAACGTGAGCAAGCTGGCCGGTTTCAGCGACCGTGCCGGAGAACATGCATCCAACGGCCGTGACATCGGTCTTCAGTTCCAGGGCGATTTCCTCAAGAATGCCAACGGCAGAAACCTGCTGCACTATCAGATTGGTGTATTCAACGGACAGGGAACCAATACCAAGGACGTTGACCAGCAGAAGAATGTGATTGGTGGTGTATGGGTAATGCCTGTAAGCGGCATGCGCATCGGTGCCTTCGGATGGACCGGTTCTTATGCAAGAAAGGGAACATGGAACGATGATGAACAGGGAAACATCATCTACGAAAAAGATGCTGCTGGAAATTCCGTTCTTGACAAGGATGGAAAACCTGTAAAAGAGACTTTCAGCGGTACCCGCAGCCTGAACCAGAACCGCTACGCCTTCTCTTTCGAATATAAGAAAGACGGCTGGACCGTACGTTCTGAGTATATCCACTCTACTGGCAAGGCTTTTGCCAAGAGCATCACCAACTTCAACGATGCCAACGCCAAGGACTGCAATCTGAATGCAAAAATCGGCGACAAGGCACAGGGTGTATATGGATTGGTTATCGCTCCTCTGGCACAACTCCCAAAGAACAGCCGAATCGACATCAAGACACGTTACGACATGTATCAGCCTAACGGCAAGAGCAACATGCAGAGGACCCAGTATGAGGCAGGTTTGAACTTCCACATCGGCAAGCGAATCTCTATCTTTACCGAGTATGCGCTCATCAATGACAAGACACTCGCGAAGCATAATTACTCCATGGCAGATGCCGAGGTTTGCTTCCGATTCTAA
- the rlmD gene encoding 23S rRNA (uracil(1939)-C(5))-methyltransferase RlmD, translating to MARKRKPLPLLENITIEAVAAEGKCITRVDEQVIFVPFCVPGDVVDLQVVKKKHKYCEAKVVRFIKKSEVRQEPMCEHFGICGGCKWQNLPYEEQIKAKQKQVEDQLTRIGKIELPEFRPIMGSVKTQEYRNKIEFGCSNKRWFTAEELAQLPQKEDDTVTSLKERHAQNAIGFHITGAFDKIYPIRKCWLMDDLCNEIRNFVFEYADSHNYTFYDLREQHGLLRNMMIRNSNTGEWMLVFQFHYDEEGDEQRALELMQQVADKFPQITSLMYVDNQKGNDTINDLELSLFKGNDHIYELMEDLKFKVGPKSFYQTNTEQAYHLYCVAREFANLTGDELVYDLYTGTGTIANFVAHKAKKVIGIEYVPEAIEDAKVNSQVNNIENTLFYAGDMKDILTNDFIAQHGRPDVIITDPPRAGMHPDVINVILNAAPKRIVYVSCNPATQARDLQLMDAEYKVAAVQPVDMFPHTPHVENVVLLEKR from the coding sequence ATGGCAAGAAAACGTAAACCATTACCTCTGTTAGAGAACATCACCATCGAGGCAGTAGCAGCCGAGGGTAAGTGCATCACACGCGTAGATGAACAGGTCATCTTCGTACCTTTCTGTGTGCCAGGAGATGTTGTCGACTTGCAGGTAGTAAAGAAGAAACATAAGTATTGCGAAGCCAAGGTGGTTCGCTTCATCAAGAAGAGCGAGGTGCGACAGGAGCCTATGTGCGAGCACTTCGGCATCTGCGGCGGATGCAAATGGCAGAACCTGCCTTACGAGGAGCAGATCAAGGCAAAGCAGAAACAGGTGGAAGACCAGCTCACTCGCATCGGAAAGATTGAACTCCCTGAGTTCCGCCCTATCATGGGCAGCGTGAAGACTCAGGAGTACCGCAACAAGATAGAGTTCGGATGCAGCAACAAGCGATGGTTCACCGCCGAGGAACTGGCTCAGCTCCCTCAGAAAGAGGATGATACCGTAACATCGCTCAAGGAGCGCCACGCCCAGAACGCCATCGGTTTCCATATCACCGGAGCCTTCGACAAGATTTATCCTATCAGGAAGTGCTGGCTGATGGATGACCTCTGCAACGAGATCCGCAACTTCGTATTCGAATATGCTGATTCTCACAACTATACCTTCTACGATCTCCGTGAGCAGCACGGTTTGCTCCGCAACATGATGATCCGCAATTCGAACACCGGAGAGTGGATGCTCGTCTTCCAGTTCCACTACGATGAGGAGGGCGATGAGCAGAGAGCATTGGAGCTGATGCAGCAGGTGGCTGACAAGTTCCCTCAGATAACATCGCTCATGTATGTAGACAACCAGAAGGGAAACGATACCATCAACGACCTGGAACTCAGCCTCTTCAAGGGCAACGACCATATCTACGAACTGATGGAAGACCTGAAGTTCAAGGTGGGTCCGAAGAGTTTCTACCAGACCAATACCGAGCAGGCTTACCACCTCTACTGCGTGGCCCGCGAGTTTGCCAACCTTACCGGAGATGAGCTGGTTTACGACCTCTATACCGGCACCGGAACCATCGCCAACTTCGTGGCTCACAAGGCAAAAAAGGTAATCGGTATCGAGTACGTGCCAGAGGCCATAGAGGATGCCAAGGTGAATTCTCAGGTGAACAACATCGAGAACACCCTCTTCTATGCAGGCGACATGAAGGATATCCTGACCAACGATTTCATCGCACAGCACGGTCGACCTGACGTCATCATCACCGACCCACCACGTGCCGGAATGCACCCAGACGTAATAAACGTCATCCTGAATGCAGCACCAAAGCGCATCGTATACGTAAGCTGCAACCCGGCAACCCAGGCTCGCGACCTGCAGCTGATGGATGCGGAGTATAAGGTAGCTGCCGTACAGCCGGTGGATATGTTCCCTCATACCCCTCACGTAGAGAACGTGGTATTGCTCGAAAAGAGATAA
- the ppdK gene encoding pyruvate, phosphate dikinase: protein MNEKRVYTFGNGKAEGNAQMREVLGGKGANLAEMNLIGVPVPPGFTITTDTCNEYYEVGEEKIKELLQDEVKAAVAHTEALMNSKFGSVENPLLVSVRSGARASMPGMMDTILNLGLNDEVAEGLVKKTGNPHFVYDSYRRFVQMYGDVVMGLKPVNKEDIDPFEAIIEKVKEEQGVTLDKDLSVESLKKLVELFKAAIKEQTGQDFPTNPIDQLWGAICAVFRSWMNERAILYRKMEGIPDEWGTAVSVMAMVFGNMGDTSATGVCFSRDAGNGENLFNGEYLINAQGEDVVAGIRTPQQITKIGSQRWAERVGISEEERAAKYPSMEEAMPELYKELDALQDKLEHHYHDMQDMEFTVQEGKLWFLQTRNGKRTGTAMVKIAMDLLHEGMIDEKTAILRCEPQKLDELLHPVFDKLALSKAKVITQGLPASPGAACGQIVFHADDAQEWHEDGKKVIMVRIETSPEDLAGMSAAEGILTARGGMTSHAAVVARGMGKCCVSGAGSINVDYKTKTVEIEGVVYKEGDYISLNGTTGQVYAGQIETKAAELSGDFKELMDLCDKYTKMEIRTNADTPHDAEVARAFGAKGIGLTRTEHMFFDDQKIVAMREMILAASVEGREKALAKLLPYQKADFYGILKAMDGCHVNIRLLDPPLHEFVPHDLAGQQTMAKEMGVSVEEIQKRVNSLAENNPMLGHRGCRLGITFPEITAMQTRAILGAACELKKEGYNPCPEIMVPLIGTVQELKQQKAIILATSKEVFAEYGVEVEFEIGTMIEIPRAALTAGQIAEEAQYFSFGTNDLTQMTFGYSRDDIASFLPAYMEKKILKVDPFQVLDQEGVGQLIKMAVENGRATRPNLRTGICGEHGGEPSSVKFCAKVGMNYASCSPFRVPIARLAAAQAAVEE from the coding sequence ATGAACGAAAAAAGAGTTTATACATTCGGAAACGGAAAAGCAGAAGGCAATGCCCAAATGCGAGAAGTACTTGGTGGTAAAGGCGCAAACCTTGCCGAAATGAACCTGATTGGTGTACCTGTTCCTCCAGGTTTCACCATTACAACAGACACTTGTAATGAATATTATGAAGTGGGTGAGGAAAAAATCAAAGAACTTCTTCAGGACGAAGTGAAGGCTGCTGTGGCTCATACTGAGGCATTGATGAACAGCAAGTTCGGTTCTGTAGAGAATCCACTCCTCGTATCAGTACGCTCAGGTGCTCGTGCATCTATGCCTGGTATGATGGATACCATCCTCAACCTCGGTTTGAATGACGAAGTAGCTGAGGGATTGGTCAAGAAGACCGGTAACCCTCATTTCGTATACGATTCATATCGCCGTTTCGTACAGATGTACGGTGACGTCGTTATGGGATTGAAGCCTGTAAACAAGGAAGATATCGACCCATTTGAGGCTATCATCGAAAAGGTGAAGGAAGAGCAGGGCGTTACACTTGACAAGGACCTCTCTGTAGAGTCGCTCAAGAAGCTCGTTGAACTCTTCAAGGCTGCCATCAAGGAGCAGACCGGTCAGGATTTCCCTACCAACCCAATCGATCAGCTCTGGGGCGCTATCTGCGCTGTATTCCGTTCTTGGATGAACGAGCGTGCTATCCTCTACCGCAAGATGGAAGGTATTCCTGATGAGTGGGGTACTGCCGTATCTGTCATGGCGATGGTCTTCGGTAACATGGGCGATACATCTGCTACAGGTGTTTGCTTCTCACGTGACGCTGGTAATGGTGAGAATCTCTTCAATGGTGAGTATCTTATCAATGCACAGGGTGAGGACGTGGTAGCCGGTATCCGTACTCCACAGCAGATTACAAAGATTGGTTCTCAGCGCTGGGCTGAGCGTGTAGGTATCTCTGAAGAGGAGCGTGCTGCCAAGTATCCTTCTATGGAAGAGGCTATGCCTGAACTTTATAAGGAACTCGACGCGCTGCAGGATAAGCTGGAGCACCACTATCACGATATGCAGGATATGGAGTTCACCGTACAGGAAGGCAAACTCTGGTTCCTCCAGACTCGTAATGGTAAGCGTACAGGTACAGCTATGGTGAAGATTGCCATGGATCTCCTCCACGAGGGTATGATTGATGAGAAGACTGCTATCCTGCGCTGTGAGCCTCAGAAACTTGATGAACTTTTGCATCCTGTATTCGATAAGCTGGCTCTCTCTAAGGCTAAGGTCATCACACAGGGTCTCCCTGCATCTCCAGGTGCTGCCTGCGGTCAGATTGTATTCCACGCTGACGATGCTCAGGAGTGGCATGAGGACGGCAAGAAGGTCATCATGGTTCGTATCGAGACTTCTCCTGAAGACCTCGCTGGTATGTCGGCTGCCGAGGGTATCCTTACCGCTCGTGGTGGTATGACTTCTCACGCTGCCGTTGTAGCCCGTGGTATGGGTAAGTGCTGTGTATCAGGCGCCGGCTCTATCAACGTTGACTACAAGACTAAGACTGTAGAGATTGAAGGCGTTGTGTACAAGGAGGGTGATTACATCTCTCTGAACGGTACTACAGGTCAGGTTTACGCAGGACAGATTGAGACAAAGGCTGCAGAACTTTCAGGCGACTTCAAGGAGCTGATGGACCTCTGCGACAAATATACAAAGATGGAAATCCGTACCAATGCGGATACTCCACACGATGCTGAGGTAGCCCGTGCATTCGGTGCCAAGGGTATCGGTCTGACACGTACAGAGCACATGTTCTTCGATGATCAGAAGATTGTAGCTATGCGTGAGATGATTCTGGCAGCCTCTGTTGAGGGTCGTGAGAAGGCACTTGCCAAGCTCCTCCCATATCAGAAGGCTGACTTCTATGGAATTCTCAAGGCAATGGATGGCTGCCACGTGAACATCCGCTTGCTCGATCCACCTCTCCACGAGTTCGTACCTCACGATTTGGCTGGTCAGCAGACCATGGCTAAGGAGATGGGCGTAAGCGTAGAGGAAATCCAGAAGCGTGTAAACTCTCTGGCAGAGAACAACCCTATGCTCGGTCATCGCGGTTGCCGTCTCGGTATCACATTCCCAGAGATTACAGCCATGCAGACCCGTGCCATCCTCGGTGCAGCTTGCGAGTTGAAGAAGGAGGGTTACAACCCATGTCCTGAAATCATGGTTCCGCTCATCGGTACCGTTCAGGAGCTCAAGCAACAGAAGGCTATCATCCTCGCTACTTCTAAGGAGGTATTCGCTGAGTATGGCGTAGAGGTTGAGTTCGAGATTGGTACTATGATTGAGATTCCTCGTGCTGCCCTTACAGCAGGTCAGATTGCAGAGGAGGCTCAGTACTTCTCATTCGGTACTAACGACTTGACACAGATGACCTTCGGTTATTCTCGTGATGACATTGCTTCCTTCCTCCCTGCCTACATGGAGAAGAAGATCTTGAAGGTTGACCCATTCCAGGTTCTCGACCAGGAGGGTGTTGGTCAGCTCATCAAGATGGCTGTAGAGAATGGTCGTGCTACCCGTCCTAACCTGCGCACAGGTATCTGCGGTGAGCATGGTGGTGAGCCTTCATCTGTTAAGTTCTGCGCTAAGGTCGGTATGAACTATGCTTCATGCTCTCCATTCCGCGTGCCTATCGCCAGACTTGCTGCGGCGCAGGCTGCTGTAGAGGAGTAA
- a CDS encoding DUF3256 family protein, producing MKKIKYILCACLMMASLGMEAKSMKDLLVSMPDSVVPYLNHNLRLEFTELQEMGVKAEVKNLLGETSVMDTLTADFAQLRTSKSATLQMKKLPLANGDSLLCVVKTFAGVEKESELYLFNQDWQEQDASRIFDGKSLQQLASGLVAKPDTMSEAKFEELKGKIELKIVSALLLQHENSLVVRLALPFVSADDKKAVNAIKVQRKFNWNGETFKES from the coding sequence ATGAAGAAGATAAAATATATATTATGCGCTTGCCTGATGATGGCAAGCTTGGGCATGGAAGCCAAGTCGATGAAGGACTTGCTGGTTTCGATGCCCGATTCTGTTGTGCCTTATCTCAACCACAACCTGCGGTTGGAATTTACTGAGCTGCAGGAGATGGGAGTGAAGGCGGAAGTGAAGAATCTTTTAGGCGAAACGAGTGTGATGGATACGCTGACTGCTGATTTCGCCCAGTTGAGAACGAGTAAGAGCGCTACTTTGCAGATGAAGAAACTGCCATTGGCTAACGGCGATTCGCTGCTTTGCGTGGTGAAGACTTTTGCCGGAGTAGAGAAGGAGAGTGAACTCTATCTCTTTAATCAGGATTGGCAGGAGCAGGATGCTAGCAGGATTTTCGATGGAAAATCTTTGCAGCAACTGGCTTCCGGTCTTGTTGCCAAACCCGATACGATGAGCGAGGCTAAGTTTGAGGAACTCAAGGGGAAAATTGAACTCAAAATCGTGAGTGCTCTGCTCCTGCAACATGAAAACAGCCTCGTAGTGCGCTTGGCTTTACCTTTCGTGTCTGCTGACGATAAGAAGGCTGTAAATGCAATAAAAGTGCAAAGAAAGTTTAATTGGAACGGTGAAACTTTTAAGGAGAGTTAA